One Deinococcus grandis DNA window includes the following coding sequences:
- a CDS encoding RluA family pseudouridine synthase has protein sequence MSDDVPSNSGFAFRSQVRAGGERVLAFLAREYRHSDGATWAARLAAGEVEVRGAPARGDEVLRAGDVVVWHRPPWREEAAPLDYAVLLEDDALVAVSKPSGLPTLPGAGFLTHTLLTQVRLRYPGASPLHRLGRGTSGAVLFARTGAAGAALSRAWREHEVGKVYRALGSGVPDWDTLAIQTPIGPVPHPRLGKVFAASADGKASRSVAHVRESREDRTLFDVAIHTGRPHQIRIHLAAAGHPLVGDPLYGPGGLPLPGLPGLPGDLGYLLHAWTLHFTHPVTGEAVRVEAPPPDALRTAPER, from the coding sequence ATGTCCGACGACGTCCCCTCGAACAGTGGTTTCGCGTTCCGGTCGCAGGTGCGCGCGGGTGGGGAGCGGGTGCTGGCGTTCCTGGCCCGCGAGTACCGGCACTCGGACGGGGCCACCTGGGCGGCGCGGCTGGCGGCGGGCGAGGTGGAGGTGCGGGGCGCCCCTGCGCGCGGGGACGAGGTGCTGCGCGCCGGGGACGTGGTCGTGTGGCACCGCCCCCCGTGGCGGGAGGAGGCGGCCCCGCTGGACTACGCCGTGCTGCTGGAGGACGACGCGCTGGTGGCGGTCAGCAAACCGTCGGGTCTGCCGACGCTGCCGGGCGCGGGGTTCCTGACGCACACGCTGCTGACGCAGGTGCGGCTGCGGTATCCGGGCGCGAGTCCGCTGCACCGGCTGGGGCGCGGCACGAGCGGCGCGGTGCTGTTCGCCCGGACCGGGGCGGCGGGCGCGGCGCTGTCCCGCGCGTGGCGGGAGCATGAGGTGGGGAAGGTGTACCGCGCGCTGGGCTCGGGCGTGCCGGACTGGGACACGCTGGCCATTCAGACGCCCATCGGGCCGGTGCCGCACCCGCGCCTGGGCAAGGTGTTCGCGGCCAGCGCGGACGGCAAGGCGTCGCGCAGCGTGGCCCACGTCCGGGAGAGCCGGGAGGACCGCACGCTGTTCGACGTGGCGATCCACACCGGGCGGCCCCACCAGATCCGCATTCACCTCGCCGCCGCCGGGCACCCGCTGGTGGGCGACCCGCTGTACGGACCGGGCGGCCTCCCGCTGCCTGGTCTGCCGGGCCTGCCGGGCGACCTGGGGTACCTCCTGCACGCCTGGACGCTGCACTTCACGCACCCCGTCACGGGAGAGGCCGTGCGGGTGGAGGCGCCGCCGCCGGACGCGCTGCGGACCGCGCCGGAACGCTGA
- a CDS encoding FAD-dependent oxidoreductase yields the protein MFGSPSPRSRPQPGHLYDVAVVGAGLAGTELAWRLARAGLDVLLVSQALDHLGNLYQPTTAGVTFPQGSLFEEVRAALLPDTDGWTFHRHLKARVEETSGIHLLQSTVTALDEEETQVVLSTWEGPKLHARLGVLAVGAFLKGRLLVGDTMDEAGRLSEVAYDFLADDLTASGIWLIGAERRAEGEGVEPPYDVRFLTPAPSELDGFRVNRLERVRMLGQCTPGEHTYGSVLQGAARLAEQLQAEVRA from the coding sequence ATGTTTGGTTCGCCCTCGCCGAGAAGTCGCCCGCAACCGGGGCATCTGTATGACGTGGCCGTGGTCGGTGCCGGACTGGCGGGCACCGAGCTGGCGTGGCGGCTGGCCCGCGCGGGACTGGACGTGCTGCTGGTGTCGCAGGCGCTCGATCACCTGGGGAACCTGTACCAGCCGACCACGGCGGGCGTGACGTTCCCCCAGGGCAGTCTGTTCGAGGAGGTGCGCGCCGCGCTGCTCCCCGATACGGACGGCTGGACCTTCCACCGGCACCTGAAGGCCCGCGTGGAGGAGACGAGTGGCATTCACCTCCTCCAGAGCACCGTCACCGCGCTGGACGAGGAAGAGACGCAGGTGGTGCTCTCGACCTGGGAGGGGCCGAAACTCCACGCGCGGCTGGGCGTGCTGGCCGTCGGGGCGTTCCTGAAGGGCCGCCTGCTCGTGGGGGACACCATGGACGAGGCCGGGCGTCTCAGCGAGGTCGCGTACGACTTCCTGGCGGACGACCTGACCGCCAGCGGCATCTGGCTGATCGGGGCGGAACGCCGCGCCGAGGGCGAGGGGGTCGAGCCGCCCTACGACGTGCGCTTCCTGACCCCCGCGCCCAGTGAACTGGACGGCTTCCGCGTGAACCGACTGGAGCGCGTGCGGATGCTGGGGCAGTGCACGCCCGGCGAGCACACGTACGGCAGTGTGCTGCAAGGCGCGGCCCGCCTCGCCGAGCAACTCCAGGCCGAGGTGCGCGCATGA
- the trmB gene encoding tRNA (guanine(46)-N(7))-methyltransferase TrmB, which produces MIARLGDFRFPDAAARLYPDTPDRPWVLEVGFGDGRFWPHFAATFPEAPNYLGVELSGVSLLKAHRRLRDAGLDNAILTKMPADVLVRSVIPHAGLDLIVVNFPDPWPKAGHTDHRLLRVPFFQLAASRLKPGGMILLTTDHDEYFEFACEQAGASGVMRVERADPPAAALETKYALKWRDLGLGVNHARFIPTAHQPVPHGPTTPYPEDPTTVPHAVLTLPDTFNPQTFEKVTERNPGSRNVDEGGAWTVILLDLYAGLRRDGWVVLAHVVEGELTQEVLIGITAREDGTHLVRLAKFGGPIITTGVKAAVGVVTRWLEAQGAVVKHHGY; this is translated from the coding sequence ATGATCGCCCGCCTCGGCGACTTCCGGTTCCCCGACGCCGCCGCGCGCCTGTACCCGGACACCCCGGACCGCCCCTGGGTGCTGGAGGTCGGCTTCGGGGACGGGCGCTTCTGGCCGCACTTCGCCGCGACCTTCCCCGAGGCGCCCAACTACCTGGGCGTGGAACTCTCCGGCGTGTCGCTGCTCAAGGCGCACCGCCGCCTGCGGGACGCGGGCCTGGACAACGCGATCCTCACGAAGATGCCCGCCGACGTCCTCGTGCGGTCCGTCATCCCGCACGCGGGCCTGGACCTGATCGTCGTGAACTTCCCCGACCCCTGGCCCAAGGCCGGCCACACCGACCACCGCCTCCTGCGCGTCCCGTTCTTCCAGCTCGCGGCCAGCCGCCTGAAGCCCGGCGGGATGATCCTGCTGACCACCGACCACGACGAGTACTTCGAGTTCGCGTGCGAACAGGCCGGGGCCAGCGGCGTCATGCGCGTCGAACGCGCGGACCCGCCCGCCGCCGCGCTGGAAACCAAGTACGCCCTCAAGTGGCGTGACCTCGGCCTGGGCGTCAACCACGCCCGCTTCATCCCCACCGCCCACCAGCCCGTCCCGCACGGGCCGACCACGCCCTACCCGGAGGACCCCACCACCGTGCCCCACGCCGTCCTGACCCTGCCCGACACCTTCAATCCCCAGACCTTCGAGAAGGTCACCGAACGCAACCCCGGCAGCCGCAACGTGGACGAGGGCGGCGCGTGGACGGTCATCCTGCTCGACCTGTACGCCGGCCTGCGCCGCGACGGCTGGGTCGTCCTGGCGCACGTCGTGGAGGGCGAACTGACCCAGGAGGTCTTGATCGGCATCACCGCCCGCGAGGACGGCACGCACCTCGTGCGCCTCGCCAAGTTCGGCGGGCCGATCATCACGACCGGCGTGAAGGCCGCCGTGGGCGTCGTCACCCGCTGGCTGGAGGCTCAGGGCGCCGTCGTCAAGCACCACGGGTACTGA
- a CDS encoding class I SAM-dependent methyltransferase, with translation MSVLLPAVRDRLRAAGEVTFEVPDPDAGLGRYAGEGTPHGTHRPWSTWTDLADLLGAHLLTPDRAGQGRVRLTLRAHAPARDPDHAGYGPDGDWARVNKLEDPVFLATFVEALRRVNPPQGGRVLALGVNAGHELDALPLAFPDRTFEVVGVDLDPAAAQAARDRHPQAVIHAADVNALPPDLGRFDLILALSLLQSPGVRQDVLLATLRRQHLTPGGGLILGYPNARYRDGTLSYGARMRNYARPDLSLLAADVTNARRGLQKHDYKVFVTGKYEVLLTAIPAHSTTPTDLEL, from the coding sequence ATGAGCGTCCTCCTGCCCGCCGTGCGGGATCGGCTGCGCGCGGCGGGCGAGGTGACCTTCGAGGTGCCCGACCCCGACGCGGGCCTGGGCCGCTACGCGGGCGAGGGGACCCCGCACGGCACGCACCGCCCCTGGAGCACCTGGACGGACCTCGCGGACCTGCTCGGCGCGCACCTGCTGACCCCGGACAGGGCAGGGCAGGGGCGGGTCCGCCTGACCCTGCGCGCCCACGCCCCGGCCCGCGACCCCGATCACGCCGGGTACGGCCCGGACGGCGACTGGGCCCGCGTGAACAAGCTGGAGGACCCCGTCTTCCTGGCGACGTTCGTCGAGGCGCTGCGCCGCGTGAACCCCCCCCAGGGCGGGCGGGTGCTGGCGCTCGGCGTGAACGCCGGGCATGAACTGGACGCCCTGCCGCTGGCCTTCCCGGACCGCACCTTCGAGGTGGTGGGCGTGGACCTCGACCCGGCCGCCGCGCAGGCCGCCCGCGACCGCCATCCCCAGGCGGTCATCCACGCGGCGGACGTGAACGCCCTGCCCCCGGACCTGGGCCGCTTCGACCTGATCCTGGCCCTGAGCCTCCTCCAGAGCCCCGGCGTGCGGCAGGACGTGCTGCTCGCCACGCTGCGCCGCCAGCACCTGACGCCGGGCGGTGGCCTGATCCTCGGGTACCCGAACGCCCGCTACCGGGACGGCACCCTCTCGTACGGCGCGCGGATGCGCAACTACGCCCGCCCGGACCTGAGCCTGCTCGCCGCCGACGTGACCAACGCCCGGCGCGGCCTCCAGAAACACGACTACAAGGTGTTCGTGACCGGCAAGTACGAGGTCCTGCTGACCGCCATTCCCGCGCACTCCACGACGCCCACTGACCTGGAACTGTAG
- a CDS encoding peptidylprolyl isomerase has translation MKHAALILTALLALTACQKKDDATTTDTKTDTAATDTTPATDKPATDTKADATPAVTKPGPVPAGYTEVPFLTTEPKREFKAEPDMALTDGKDYYALIDTSRGQILADLYEQETPVTVNNFVFLARNHYFDGIRFHRVIDGFMAQTGDPKSVDEAKKAEWGTGGPGYQFADEFRQKLTFNSGGILAMANSGPATNGSQFFITFEPTDFLNGKHTIFGKVVTGDDLLPKLTRTMDQNNAEVAGAVADQILTVRILTKG, from the coding sequence ATGAAACACGCTGCCCTGATCCTCACGGCCCTGCTGGCCCTGACCGCCTGCCAGAAGAAGGACGACGCGACCACGACCGACACGAAGACGGACACGGCCGCGACGGACACCACCCCGGCGACCGATAAGCCCGCCACCGACACGAAGGCGGACGCGACACCCGCCGTCACGAAGCCCGGCCCCGTCCCCGCCGGGTACACCGAGGTGCCGTTCCTGACGACCGAACCCAAGCGCGAATTCAAGGCCGAGCCCGACATGGCCCTGACGGACGGCAAGGACTACTACGCGCTGATCGACACGAGCAGGGGGCAGATCCTCGCGGACCTGTACGAGCAGGAGACGCCCGTCACGGTGAACAACTTCGTGTTCCTGGCCCGCAACCACTACTTCGACGGCATTCGCTTCCACCGCGTGATCGACGGGTTCATGGCGCAGACCGGCGACCCCAAGAGCGTGGACGAGGCGAAGAAGGCCGAGTGGGGCACCGGCGGTCCCGGCTACCAGTTCGCGGACGAGTTCCGCCAGAAACTGACCTTCAACAGCGGCGGCATCCTGGCCATGGCGAACAGCGGCCCCGCCACGAACGGCAGCCAGTTCTTCATCACCTTCGAACCCACCGACTTCCTGAACGGCAAGCACACCATCTTCGGGAAGGTCGTGACCGGCGACGACCTGCTGCCGAAACTGACCCGCACCATGGACCAGAACAACGCCGAGGTGGCGGGCGCCGTGGCGGACCAGATCCTGACCGTGCGCATCCTGACCAAGGGCTGA
- the cmk gene encoding (d)CMP kinase, producing the protein MIVTIDGVAASGKSSVSSGVAQALGVPYVSSGLLYRAVTLLGLEAGADLADPAALLPLLSGVRLEPLASGNRVWNDDHDLTADLHSTRVDGGVSTVAALPEIREWVDAQLRALPAPLVAEGRDMGTNVFPHAPHKFYLTASPRVRAERRARERPEDIPAIEAALTERDRQDTTQSAPAPDARIIDTGPLTLQGVIDTILNDLR; encoded by the coding sequence ATGATCGTGACCATTGATGGCGTCGCCGCCAGCGGAAAATCCAGCGTGTCCTCCGGCGTCGCGCAGGCCCTCGGCGTGCCCTATGTCAGCAGCGGCCTGCTGTACCGCGCCGTGACCCTCCTCGGACTGGAGGCCGGGGCCGACCTCGCCGATCCGGCGGCCCTGCTGCCCCTGCTCTCCGGCGTGCGTCTGGAACCTCTCGCCAGCGGCAACCGCGTCTGGAACGACGACCATGACCTGACCGCCGACCTGCACAGCACCCGCGTGGACGGCGGGGTCAGCACCGTCGCCGCCCTCCCCGAAATCCGCGAGTGGGTGGACGCCCAGCTGCGCGCCCTCCCCGCTCCCCTCGTCGCCGAAGGGCGCGACATGGGCACCAACGTCTTCCCCCACGCCCCGCACAAGTTCTACCTGACCGCCAGCCCCCGCGTCCGCGCCGAACGCCGCGCGCGCGAGCGCCCCGAGGACATCCCCGCCATCGAAGCCGCCCTCACCGAACGCGACCGCCAGGACACCACCCAGAGCGCCCCCGCCCCCGACGCCCGCATCATCGACACCGGCCCACTGACCCTCCAGGGCGTGATCGACACCATCCTGAACGACCTGCGCTGA
- a CDS encoding S8 family serine peptidase: MKKTFQTASLLSLALVLGACGSNNAPQAVTPTGQSLNKLKVPTHVTDRWFVELSGDPTALSSQSVGAQQAAFRTQAAQLGITYQEVMSYHTLFNGFSVKASSAEISRISQMPGVLGVYPVKEIAAPVVERNLTDALTPDMFSAIKMTGADIAQNELGLTGKGIKVGVIDTGIDLEHPAFAGRVVAQYDFVGDDFDYNKPAKPDPIADDCGGHGSHVAGIVGGNDPAKGFKGVAPEVSFGAYRVFGCEGSTTEDIMVAAMERAYADGMQVVNLSIGSAFENWEATPSAKVGSRMVKKGMVVVASAGNSGASGSYSMGGVTMGDNVISVASVSNTEIEVNSFSITPDGSKIGYFAATGAPEAVAGSSLPISKNAASSPTTTNDGCLVGGVSPYAAGSMTGKAVLIRRGSCTFYEKAKNAQDAGASAVILYNNTAGYISPTVAGDSPITIPVVSISAADGAKISGLIAGGVTMTFQSGTINIPSPTANTLDSYSSYGMSAELEQKPDIAAPGGNIRSAYPLTAEPTGYATLSGTSMASPHVAGAAALMLQAFPNTKAKDMRGLLMNSATLRWYRAASGTLFTGLPDYVQRQGAGMVDIVGSYYNTVRATPNKLSLGESASFATRNKVVVLKNTYNRTETFTAYHYPALTVGGTTLAPTPSQAYATMTINGQDADKSDVEVVVPAGGETELNVVITAPAGAPDKSQYGGYIVLESKSGQNMVIPYGGFKGDYQSIKVLGDLIIGGSAQNFPALADDVADTYYTEGETVAAPIDYTFKQVALDPNKPTELTLDAPYVIAQISHQARKLTMELLDSNGMVVETLRKQEYLGRNCTNNLAQASDRCDAYNTYGWDGKLSGGKTAPNGTYQLRVKVLKALGDESVASDTEVYTSQKFSVARP, translated from the coding sequence GTGAAAAAGACCTTCCAGACCGCGTCCCTGCTGAGCCTGGCCCTCGTGCTGGGCGCCTGCGGGAGCAACAACGCCCCCCAGGCCGTCACGCCCACCGGCCAGTCCCTGAACAAACTGAAGGTGCCGACGCACGTCACGGACCGCTGGTTCGTGGAACTCAGCGGTGACCCCACCGCGCTGAGCAGCCAGAGCGTCGGCGCGCAGCAGGCCGCCTTCCGCACGCAGGCCGCGCAGCTCGGCATCACGTACCAGGAAGTCATGAGCTACCACACGCTCTTCAACGGCTTCTCCGTGAAGGCCAGCAGCGCCGAGATCAGCCGCATCTCCCAGATGCCCGGCGTGCTGGGCGTGTACCCCGTCAAGGAGATCGCCGCGCCCGTCGTGGAACGCAACCTGACCGACGCCCTGACCCCCGACATGTTCTCCGCCATCAAGATGACCGGCGCCGACATCGCCCAGAACGAACTGGGCCTGACCGGCAAGGGCATCAAGGTGGGCGTGATCGACACCGGTATCGACCTGGAACACCCTGCCTTCGCGGGCCGCGTCGTCGCGCAGTACGACTTCGTGGGTGACGACTTCGACTACAACAAACCCGCCAAGCCCGACCCCATCGCCGACGACTGCGGCGGGCACGGCTCGCACGTGGCGGGCATCGTGGGCGGCAACGACCCCGCCAAGGGCTTCAAGGGCGTGGCACCCGAGGTCAGCTTCGGCGCGTACCGCGTCTTCGGCTGCGAGGGCAGCACCACGGAAGACATCATGGTCGCCGCCATGGAACGCGCCTACGCCGACGGCATGCAGGTCGTGAACCTCAGCATCGGCTCCGCATTCGAGAACTGGGAAGCGACCCCCTCGGCCAAGGTCGGCAGCCGCATGGTCAAGAAGGGGATGGTCGTCGTGGCCTCCGCCGGGAACAGCGGCGCCAGCGGCTCGTACTCCATGGGCGGCGTCACCATGGGCGACAACGTGATCTCCGTCGCGTCGGTCAGCAACACCGAGATCGAGGTCAACAGCTTCAGCATCACCCCGGACGGCAGCAAGATCGGGTACTTCGCCGCGACCGGCGCGCCTGAAGCGGTGGCTGGCAGCAGCCTGCCCATCAGCAAGAACGCGGCCAGCAGCCCCACCACCACCAACGACGGCTGCCTCGTGGGCGGCGTCAGCCCCTACGCAGCCGGCAGCATGACCGGTAAGGCCGTCCTGATCCGCCGCGGCAGCTGCACCTTCTACGAGAAGGCCAAGAACGCCCAGGACGCCGGGGCCAGCGCCGTCATCCTGTACAACAACACCGCCGGGTACATCAGCCCCACGGTGGCGGGCGACAGCCCGATCACCATTCCGGTCGTGTCCATCAGCGCCGCGGACGGCGCGAAGATCAGCGGCTTGATCGCCGGTGGCGTGACCATGACCTTCCAGAGCGGCACCATCAACATCCCCAGCCCCACGGCGAACACGCTGGACTCCTACTCCTCGTACGGCATGAGCGCCGAACTGGAGCAGAAGCCGGACATCGCTGCGCCCGGCGGGAACATCCGCAGCGCCTACCCGCTCACCGCGGAACCCACCGGCTACGCCACCCTGAGCGGCACCAGCATGGCCTCCCCGCACGTCGCCGGGGCCGCCGCGCTGATGCTGCAGGCCTTCCCGAACACCAAGGCCAAGGACATGCGCGGCCTGCTGATGAACAGCGCCACGCTGCGCTGGTACCGCGCGGCCAGCGGCACGCTGTTCACCGGCCTGCCCGACTACGTGCAGCGCCAGGGGGCCGGCATGGTCGACATCGTCGGCTCGTACTACAACACCGTGCGCGCCACCCCCAACAAGCTCAGCCTGGGCGAGAGCGCCAGCTTCGCCACCCGCAACAAGGTCGTCGTGCTGAAGAACACCTACAACCGCACCGAGACCTTCACGGCGTACCACTACCCGGCCCTCACGGTCGGCGGGACAACCCTGGCCCCCACCCCCAGCCAGGCGTACGCCACCATGACCATCAACGGTCAGGACGCCGACAAGTCCGACGTCGAAGTGGTCGTGCCCGCTGGCGGCGAGACCGAACTCAACGTCGTGATCACCGCGCCCGCCGGCGCACCCGACAAGAGCCAGTACGGCGGCTACATCGTGCTGGAAAGCAAGTCCGGCCAGAACATGGTGATTCCTTACGGCGGCTTCAAGGGTGACTACCAGAGCATCAAGGTGCTGGGCGACCTGATCATCGGCGGCAGCGCACAGAACTTCCCTGCCCTGGCTGACGACGTGGCGGACACGTACTACACCGAGGGCGAGACGGTGGCGGCGCCCATCGACTACACCTTCAAGCAGGTGGCCCTCGACCCGAACAAGCCCACCGAACTGACGCTGGACGCCCCGTACGTCATCGCGCAGATCTCCCACCAGGCCCGCAAGCTCACCATGGAACTGCTGGACAGCAATGGCATGGTCGTGGAAACCCTGCGCAAGCAGGAGTACCTGGGCCGCAACTGCACGAACAACCTCGCGCAGGCCAGCGACCGCTGCGACGCGTACAACACCTACGGCTGGGACGGCAAGCTCAGCGGCGGCAAGACCGCGCCCAACGGCACGTACCAGCTGCGCGTGAAGGTCCTCAAGGCGCTGGGGGACGAGAGTGTCGCCAGCGACACCGAGGTCTACACCAGCCAGAAGTTCAGCGTCGCGCGCCCCTAA
- a CDS encoding Ig-like domain-containing protein, with translation MKRHGLLFLALTGALLTSCGGPADGTPPTPSVTASPNPLIAPGTVTFTAQASDASGVNQVMFYDNGTLIGTDGTSPYQATKAYTFANNGDHAITIKVVDNKGNIGQAATTLKVAIADAFEPNDSVAAAAPLTIGGTANGVITAQGRDMDYFKFDAAAGDMLKLTVKSVSVDANSTLDPYVMILMPDGKTILEKDDDTGAGLESEIRFNAPVAGTYTAVVTSFDIHDDASATDDKTTNTYQIALTRR, from the coding sequence ATGAAGCGACACGGCCTTCTGTTCCTCGCCCTGACCGGCGCGCTGCTCACCAGCTGCGGCGGCCCCGCCGACGGCACGCCGCCCACCCCCAGCGTCACCGCCAGCCCCAATCCCCTGATCGCACCCGGCACCGTCACCTTCACCGCGCAGGCCAGCGACGCCAGCGGCGTGAATCAGGTGATGTTCTACGACAACGGCACCCTGATCGGCACCGACGGCACCAGCCCCTACCAGGCCACCAAGGCCTACACCTTCGCCAACAACGGCGACCATGCCATCACGATCAAGGTCGTCGACAACAAGGGCAACATCGGCCAGGCCGCCACCACCCTGAAAGTCGCCATCGCCGACGCCTTCGAACCCAACGACAGCGTCGCTGCCGCCGCGCCCCTCACCATCGGCGGCACCGCCAACGGCGTCATCACCGCGCAGGGCCGCGACATGGACTACTTCAAGTTCGACGCCGCCGCGGGCGACATGCTGAAACTCACCGTCAAGAGCGTCAGCGTGGACGCCAACAGCACCCTCGACCCCTACGTCATGATCCTGATGCCCGACGGCAAGACCATCCTGGAAAAAGACGACGACACCGGCGCAGGCCTGGAATCCGAGATCCGCTTCAACGCCCCCGTCGCCGGAACGTACACCGCCGTCGTGACCAGCTTCGACATCCACGACGACGCCAGCGCCACCGACGACAAGACCACCAACACCTACCAGATCGCCCTGACCCGCCGCTGA
- a CDS encoding alpha/beta hydrolase family protein produces the protein MISLRKLPVLGLLHVTGALAQSQAALNAVDAAQMSIPAARQTFQKGGYPGSALTVRQTLAAGSNYTRQVVSYQSEGLRINALLTVPRGTPPKGGWPAIVFNHGYVPPKVYRTTERYVAYQDAFARAGFVTLKSDYRGHGSSQGEALGGYYAPGYTTDVMNALGSLKRDPRVNPARIGMWGHSMGGFLTLRAMVIDRSVKAGVIWAGVVGDYDQLMNSWTRRAPVPASIPSAVLNLRKRAVEQYGTPRANPAFWNALSANSYLRDLGGPIQLHIGTNDEDVPVAFHTTLAAQLRPLGKLGGNYVYPGDNHNLSGNLRVALNRSVQFFRDRL, from the coding sequence ATGATCTCCCTCCGAAAGCTGCCTGTGCTGGGCCTGCTGCACGTCACCGGGGCGCTGGCGCAGTCGCAGGCGGCCCTGAATGCCGTGGACGCCGCGCAGATGAGTATCCCGGCGGCCCGCCAGACCTTCCAGAAGGGTGGGTATCCGGGCAGCGCCCTGACGGTGCGGCAGACCCTGGCGGCGGGCAGCAACTACACCCGGCAGGTGGTCAGCTACCAGTCCGAGGGCCTGCGGATCAATGCGCTGCTGACTGTGCCGCGCGGCACGCCCCCGAAGGGCGGCTGGCCCGCCATCGTGTTCAATCACGGGTACGTGCCCCCGAAGGTGTACCGCACCACGGAACGCTATGTGGCGTACCAGGACGCCTTCGCGCGGGCCGGGTTCGTCACGCTGAAAAGCGATTACCGGGGGCACGGCAGCTCGCAGGGCGAGGCGCTCGGTGGGTACTACGCGCCGGGCTACACCACCGACGTGATGAACGCCCTGGGCAGCCTGAAACGCGACCCGCGCGTGAACCCGGCCCGGATCGGGATGTGGGGCCACTCCATGGGCGGCTTCCTGACCCTGCGCGCCATGGTCATCGACCGCAGCGTGAAGGCCGGGGTGATCTGGGCGGGCGTGGTCGGCGACTACGACCAGCTCATGAACAGCTGGACGCGCCGCGCGCCCGTCCCGGCCAGCATTCCCAGCGCCGTGCTGAACCTGCGCAAGCGGGCCGTCGAGCAGTACGGCACGCCCCGCGCGAACCCCGCCTTCTGGAACGCCCTCAGCGCGAACAGCTACCTGCGTGACCTGGGCGGGCCCATCCAGCTGCACATCGGCACGAACGACGAGGACGTGCCCGTCGCGTTCCACACGACCCTGGCCGCGCAGCTGCGCCCACTGGGGAAACTGGGCGGGAACTACGTCTACCCGGGCGACAATCACAACCTCTCGGGGAACCTGCGCGTGGCCCTGAACCGCAGCGTGCAGTTCTTCAGGGACCGGCTGTAA
- a CDS encoding alpha/beta hydrolase family protein, producing the protein MRALINLTLLALLAGAGYVAVTQPDALPLRLPWTQPEATDPAQPAPPATGDPLQNLGDTALKAAVARNPISIQALKTREYPGSLLTVRQTLAAGENYTRQVVSYQSEGLRINALLTVPRGTPPQGGWPAIVFNHGYIPPAEYRTTERYVAYQDAFARAGFVTLKSDYRGHGSSEGQARGGYDDPGYTVDVLNAAASLRRDPRVNPDRLGLWGHSMGGQLSLKAMIVDPRLKAASLWAGVIASYDVLATDWNPPPGEKRTLDAVNRRYLRLLSPNAYLRELNGRPIQLHHGTNDKDVPYSFQKNLADDLRNAGQGVDAYRYDGDNHNLSGNLRTALNRSVQFFKENL; encoded by the coding sequence ATGCGCGCGCTGATCAACCTCACGCTGCTGGCCCTGCTGGCGGGCGCCGGGTACGTGGCCGTCACCCAGCCGGACGCCCTGCCGCTGCGGCTGCCCTGGACCCAGCCGGAGGCGACCGACCCGGCCCAGCCCGCCCCGCCCGCGACCGGGGACCCCCTCCAGAACCTGGGTGACACCGCGCTGAAGGCCGCCGTGGCCCGCAACCCCATCAGCATTCAGGCCCTCAAGACCCGCGAGTATCCGGGCAGCCTCCTGACCGTCCGGCAGACCCTGGCGGCGGGTGAGAATTACACCCGGCAGGTCGTGAGCTACCAGTCCGAGGGGCTGCGGATCAACGCGCTGCTGACCGTCCCGCGCGGCACGCCGCCGCAGGGCGGGTGGCCCGCCATCGTGTTCAACCACGGGTACATCCCACCCGCCGAGTACCGCACCACCGAACGCTACGTGGCGTACCAGGACGCCTTTGCCCGCGCGGGCTTCGTCACCCTGAAAAGCGACTACCGCGGGCACGGCAGCAGCGAGGGACAGGCGCGCGGCGGGTACGACGACCCCGGCTACACCGTGGACGTCCTGAACGCCGCCGCCAGCCTCCGGCGCGACCCGCGCGTGAACCCCGACCGCCTGGGCCTGTGGGGGCACTCCATGGGCGGGCAGCTGAGCCTGAAAGCCATGATCGTCGACCCCCGCCTGAAAGCCGCGTCGCTGTGGGCGGGCGTGATCGCCAGCTACGACGTCCTGGCGACCGACTGGAACCCACCCCCCGGCGAGAAACGCACCCTGGACGCCGTCAACCGCCGCTACCTGCGCCTGCTGAGCCCCAACGCGTACCTGCGGGAACTGAACGGGCGGCCCATCCAGCTGCACCACGGCACGAACGACAAAGACGTCCCGTACTCGTTCCAGAAGAACCTCGCGGACGACCTGAGAAACGCCGGACAGGGCGTGGACGCCTACCGCTACGACGGCGACAACCACAACCTCTCCGGGAACCTCCGCACGGCGCTGAACCGCAGCGTGCAGTTCTTCAAGGAGAACCTGTAG